From one Bacteroidales bacterium genomic stretch:
- a CDS encoding toxin-antitoxin system YwqK family antitoxin, whose product MTYIFKIIIIIYFTLIQFNGFCQLVEIESYYDNDNSKIKEKYFAVTNKTDTIKQGKYIYYFENGTKMQEGIYIDNQLDSVWNIYYKNGKIKSKITFENNLKNGEFKQFYQNGNLKQKAYYKNNLLDGNFFSYYENDTNESVSIYKNGVLEGISVTYRVDGTIVSQINFKNNVNSGLWESYYDDGSLNYKGIKIGNKYIDTLFVYYKNGKLQRKCAYKNGELNGDYISYYDDGNIMSECKYLNNKIEGNFKEYFKDGNIIAQEGNYKNNKKNGIWKGYYPDGSLFSEGIFKDNLYEDIWKVYHKNGNLKQTGNFRNGKSEGYWRFFSLNSNIIKQGLYINGSQEGIWLFYDENGNISSINLFKNGIYDGPVWLYDNNGKLYGKSIINKGEILE is encoded by the coding sequence ATGACTTATATTTTTAAAATAATAATAATAATATATTTTACCTTAATTCAATTTAATGGATTTTGTCAATTAGTTGAAATTGAATCATATTATGATAATGATAATTCAAAAATAAAAGAAAAATATTTTGCTGTTACCAATAAAACCGATACAATAAAACAAGGAAAATATATTTACTATTTTGAAAATGGTACAAAAATGCAGGAAGGCATTTATATTGATAATCAATTAGATAGTGTTTGGAATATTTATTATAAAAACGGGAAAATAAAAAGTAAAATAACATTTGAAAATAACCTTAAAAACGGAGAATTTAAACAATTCTATCAAAATGGAAATTTAAAACAAAAAGCATATTATAAAAATAATTTATTAGATGGTAATTTTTTTTCTTATTATGAAAATGATACAAACGAATCGGTTTCTATATATAAAAATGGAGTATTAGAAGGAATTTCGGTTACATATCGTGTAGATGGTACAATTGTTTCACAAATAAATTTTAAGAATAATGTTAATTCAGGTTTATGGGAAAGTTATTACGATGATGGAAGTTTAAATTATAAAGGAATAAAAATCGGAAACAAATATATTGACACTCTTTTTGTATATTATAAAAATGGAAAACTTCAACGAAAATGTGCTTATAAAAACGGGGAATTAAATGGTGATTATATTTCATATTATGATGATGGAAATATTATGTCTGAATGTAAATATTTGAATAATAAAATTGAAGGAAATTTTAAAGAGTATTTTAAAGATGGTAATATTATAGCACAGGAGGGTAATTACAAAAACAACAAAAAAAATGGTATTTGGAAAGGATATTATCCTGATGGTTCTTTATTTTCAGAAGGAATATTTAAAGACAATTTATATGAAGATATATGGAAAGTATATCACAAAAACGGAAATTTAAAACAAACGGGCAACTTTAGAAACGGAAAATCAGAGGGATATTGGAGATTTTTTTCTTTGAACAGTAATATAATCAAACAAGGTTTATACATAAATGGTTCTCAAGAAGGAATTTGGTTATTCTATGATGAGAATGGGAATATTAGTTCAATTAATTTATTTAAAAACGGAATATATGACGGTCCTGTGTGGTTATATGATAATAATGGTAAATTATATGGAAAAAGTATTATAAATAAAGGAGAAATTTTAGAATAA
- a CDS encoding transposase yields the protein MAQSLSKIYIHCVFSTKKGEPLITDLIRKDLHSYIIGTLSNIGSYVNEIYANSDHIHVLCTLPRTITIAELISKIKTPSTKWIKKQGINNFSWQGGYGAFSVSLSKVVVVERYIQNQPQHHKKISFKDELRNFFNEYNIDFDEKYVWD from the coding sequence ATGGCACAGAGTTTATCAAAAATATATATTCACTGTGTGTTTTCTACGAAAAAAGGAGAACCATTAATCACAGATCTTATACGAAAGGATTTACATTCTTATATCATAGGAACATTATCAAATATTGGTTCTTATGTAAATGAAATTTATGCTAATTCTGATCATATCCATGTTTTATGCACATTGCCACGGACTATTACTATTGCCGAATTAATTTCGAAAATAAAAACACCTTCTACTAAATGGATTAAAAAACAAGGCATTAATAATTTTTCATGGCAAGGAGGATATGGAGCTTTCTCTGTAAGTTTGTCAAAGGTGGTGGTTGTTGAAAGGTATATTCAAAATCAACCGCAGCATCATAAAAAAATATCATTTAAAGATGAACTACGTAATTTTTTTAATGAATATAACATTGATTTTGATGAAAAATATGTGTGGGACTAA
- a CDS encoding tetratricopeptide repeat protein, producing MLKSIFNKIILLTIFLFIVIHTIAQQLNPLTPEEQQQVDRFIETADLFISQGNIHEASITYNKIAFIYWQKGFTADAIENFLKSVELNKKINNFQDIKAIYTNIGVIYTDIEDVEKALEFFMKSLDVRRKIGKKDDISSGLVDIAFILNILNQTEDANKYLEEALKLATEAENPNLILNCYQMLSQGYERMGNTGKSNEYFNKFTSYEAYLQEEGIKDDFTQKDIKSQTEIRITQEEKRIKELELELQEKFAKIQKDSLGKVITAAEDSLLEVERANRLKQQEIDILNKDKKLQDLAIKEQKAKQKFQTLIIYSAAGGLLFFLALAIIMFRNYRIKRKINIKLENQNVKIIQQRDNIEKKNKEIEDAFDKITSQALSISQSINYAQGIQKAMLPEQKSLKNYIPESFILFRPRDVVSGDYYWFTEVDDMSNIHNVLGHFKQQTEVIDLQQQNNKNRGEKNFAISAVDCTGHGVPGAFMSMIGYNHLDEIIGRGITRVDIILDELNKGIRHSLKQDTTDNKDGMDLAMCLINKKEKRLEYSGAKNPLVYIKNNEIFQINGDKNPIGGSQAEQVKNFTRHNIPINEPIYCYIFSDGYIDQFGGEHGRKFLIKNFRNLLLDIHKKSMDEQKEILENTLDNWTGKNYKQIDDILVIGFKLDEDMLN from the coding sequence ATGTTAAAATCAATATTCAATAAAATAATATTATTAACAATATTTCTTTTTATTGTTATTCACACAATTGCCCAGCAATTAAATCCATTAACACCGGAAGAACAACAACAAGTTGACCGGTTTATAGAAACAGCAGACTTATTTATTTCACAAGGTAACATACATGAAGCAAGTATAACATACAATAAAATTGCTTTTATATACTGGCAAAAAGGATTTACTGCCGATGCTATTGAGAACTTTTTAAAATCTGTAGAATTAAATAAAAAAATAAATAACTTTCAGGATATTAAAGCTATATACACTAATATAGGTGTAATTTATACTGATATTGAAGATGTTGAAAAAGCTCTGGAATTTTTTATGAAAAGCCTTGATGTACGCCGAAAAATCGGAAAAAAAGATGATATTTCTTCAGGTCTTGTCGATATTGCTTTTATTTTAAATATATTAAACCAAACTGAAGATGCTAACAAATACCTTGAGGAAGCATTAAAATTAGCAACTGAGGCAGAAAATCCAAATTTAATTCTTAATTGTTACCAGATGCTGTCGCAGGGTTATGAAAGAATGGGAAATACAGGTAAATCAAATGAATACTTTAATAAGTTTACATCATACGAGGCATATTTACAGGAAGAAGGAATAAAAGATGATTTTACACAAAAGGATATTAAATCTCAGACAGAAATTAGAATAACACAAGAAGAAAAACGAATAAAAGAATTAGAATTGGAATTACAGGAAAAATTTGCAAAAATACAGAAAGATTCTCTGGGTAAAGTGATAACCGCAGCAGAAGATTCATTACTTGAAGTAGAACGTGCTAATCGTTTGAAACAGCAAGAAATTGACATATTAAACAAAGATAAAAAATTACAAGATTTAGCAATAAAAGAACAAAAAGCCAAACAAAAATTTCAAACTTTAATAATATATTCCGCAGCCGGTGGATTATTGTTTTTCCTTGCACTTGCAATTATTATGTTTAGAAACTATCGTATAAAACGAAAAATTAATATAAAATTAGAAAACCAAAATGTGAAAATTATTCAACAACGTGATAATATTGAAAAAAAGAACAAAGAAATAGAAGATGCATTCGATAAAATTACATCACAGGCATTAAGTATTTCACAAAGTATTAACTATGCACAGGGCATACAAAAAGCAATGTTGCCGGAACAAAAAAGCTTAAAAAATTATATTCCTGAATCTTTTATTTTATTTCGCCCGCGTGATGTTGTAAGTGGCGATTATTACTGGTTCACAGAAGTTGATGATATGTCAAACATTCATAATGTATTAGGACATTTTAAACAGCAAACCGAAGTTATTGACTTACAGCAACAAAATAATAAAAACAGAGGAGAAAAAAATTTTGCTATTTCTGCTGTTGATTGTACCGGACATGGTGTACCGGGTGCATTTATGTCAATGATAGGATATAATCATTTAGATGAGATAATTGGAAGAGGTATTACACGTGTTGATATTATTTTAGACGAATTAAATAAAGGAATAAGACATTCGCTTAAACAAGATACAACTGATAATAAAGATGGTATGGACCTTGCTATGTGTCTTATCAATAAAAAAGAAAAAAGATTAGAATATTCAGGAGCTAAAAATCCCTTAGTATATATTAAAAATAATGAAATATTTCAGATAAACGGTGATAAAAATCCTATTGGAGGTTCTCAAGCTGAGCAGGTCAAAAATTTTACACGTCATAATATTCCCATAAATGAACCAATATATTGTTATATATTTTCTGATGGTTACATTGACCAGTTTGGTGGAGAACACGGAAGAAAATTTCTTATCAAAAACTTTAGAAACCTTTTATTGGATATACATAAAAAAAGTATGGACGAACAAAAAGAAATACTTGAAAATACATTAGACAATTGGACAGGTAAAAATTATAAACAAATTGATGATATTTTGGTAATAGGATTTAAACTTGATGAGGATATGTTGAATTGA
- a CDS encoding HAD family phosphatase → MVITDLDGTILKPDRTVNSIDYETLIKLGNKNIVRVIATGRSLFSVNKVINNNFPIDYLIFSSGAGIINWQTKQILYSEKLSKSETNNIIKILVKNCIDFMVHQPIPENHKFNYCKLSKNNNTDFKTRVKLYKDYTQVLDIDSFNNEACQILAIIKNSPDLFNEIKEYFENLKIIRTTSPIDGTSIWIEIFPKNVSKGNAVKCLCKYLKIPINTTIGIGNDYNDLDLLQTTQYSFVVSNAPKEIKSQFSTVGSNINNGFTEAVNKVFFNEDKGRK, encoded by the coding sequence ATGGTAATAACCGATTTAGACGGAACGATACTTAAGCCGGATCGTACTGTAAATAGCATTGATTATGAAACCCTGATAAAATTAGGAAATAAAAATATTGTCAGGGTAATTGCTACAGGAAGATCTTTATTTTCGGTTAATAAAGTAATTAATAATAATTTCCCTATTGATTATCTTATTTTTTCTTCAGGAGCAGGTATCATTAATTGGCAAACTAAACAAATTTTATATTCTGAGAAACTATCTAAAAGCGAAACCAATAATATTATCAAAATCTTAGTTAAAAACTGTATTGATTTTATGGTTCACCAACCAATACCTGAAAATCATAAATTCAATTATTGTAAATTGAGTAAAAACAATAATACCGATTTTAAAACAAGAGTTAAACTATATAAAGATTATACACAAGTACTTGATATTGATAGTTTTAATAATGAAGCATGCCAGATTTTAGCGATTATAAAAAATAGTCCTGATTTATTTAATGAAATTAAGGAATATTTTGAAAATCTTAAAATAATACGTACTACATCACCCATAGATGGAACCTCTATTTGGATTGAAATTTTTCCTAAAAATGTTTCTAAAGGAAATGCAGTAAAATGCTTGTGTAAATATCTTAAAATTCCAATAAACACTACAATTGGCATTGGAAATGATTATAATGATTTAGATTTATTACAAACTACACAGTATAGTTTTGTTGTATCAAATGCACCAAAGGAAATAAAAAGCCAATTTTCAACAGTTGGTAGTAATATTAATAATGGATTTACAGAAGCTGTTAATAAAGTATTTTTCAATGAGGATAAAGGAAGAAAATAA